In Streptomyces sp. DG2A-72, one genomic interval encodes:
- a CDS encoding group II truncated hemoglobin, with protein MTAHSVEYIRYRIPEQQSAEFLAAYTRAAAQLAAAPQCVYYELARCEEDFEHFILRITWTSTEDHLEGFRKSELFADFLAEIRPYIGSIEEMRHYKPTTVRGTGASVPTLYAWAGGTEAFARLTEVFYDKVLKDDLLAPVFAGLVPEHAEHVARWLGEVFGGPPAYSETQGGHGHMVAKHFGRNITEPQRRRWVNLIQDAADEAGLPTDAEFRSAFLAYVEWGTRLAVYFSGPDAKPPAEQPVPRWTWGAAPPYQG; from the coding sequence ATGACCGCGCACAGCGTCGAATACATCCGGTACCGCATCCCCGAGCAGCAGTCGGCGGAGTTCCTCGCCGCCTACACCCGAGCCGCGGCCCAGCTGGCGGCGGCCCCGCAGTGCGTCTACTACGAACTCGCGCGCTGTGAGGAGGATTTCGAGCACTTCATCCTGCGCATCACCTGGACCTCGACCGAGGACCACCTGGAAGGCTTCCGGAAGTCGGAGCTGTTCGCCGACTTCCTCGCCGAGATCCGCCCGTACATCGGCAGCATCGAGGAGATGCGCCACTACAAGCCGACGACGGTACGCGGCACGGGCGCGTCCGTCCCCACCCTGTACGCCTGGGCGGGCGGCACGGAGGCCTTCGCCCGGCTGACCGAGGTCTTCTACGACAAGGTCCTCAAGGACGACCTCCTCGCCCCGGTCTTCGCCGGTCTCGTGCCCGAGCACGCCGAGCACGTCGCCCGCTGGCTCGGCGAGGTCTTCGGCGGCCCGCCCGCCTACTCCGAGACCCAGGGCGGCCACGGCCACATGGTCGCCAAGCACTTCGGCCGGAACATCACCGAGCCGCAGCGCCGCCGCTGGGTGAACCTCATCCAGGACGCCGCGGACGAGGCGGGCCTGCCGACGGACGCCGAGTTCCGCTCGGCGTTCCTGGCGTATGTGGAGTGGGGGACGCGGCTGGCCGTGTACTTCTCCGGCCCGGACGCGAAGCCGCCCGCGGAACAGCCGGTGCCGAGGTGGACCTGGGGGGCGGCGCCGCCGTATCAGGGGTGA
- a CDS encoding helix-turn-helix domain-containing protein gives MDEQPEPVHETGGSLDRRAELSEFLRTRRARLKPEDVGLPDFGRHRRVPGLRREELAQLAGVSVAYYTRLEQGNGRNVSAEVLDAIARALRLSDAEHAHLTHLAKPKQHKKKQATRTEQVRPALAQLLDSIDGVPAYTSGRRSDILAWNRMAAAVFGNWAELPVQERNWARLVFLRPEYRDLFVEWDQKASDVVAYLRMDAGCHPDDPRLSALVGELSVKSEEFRRLWATHDVKEKGYGVKRLRHPLVGELTLNFESFRLSDGTEQTLNTYHAEPGSPSAEALRLLASWGADATKAGTGRSATG, from the coding sequence ATGGACGAACAGCCCGAACCCGTGCACGAGACCGGCGGGTCCCTGGACCGGCGTGCCGAGCTCAGTGAGTTCCTACGCACCCGGCGTGCCCGGCTGAAGCCGGAGGACGTCGGGCTGCCGGACTTCGGGCGGCACCGCCGGGTGCCGGGGCTGCGCCGCGAGGAGCTGGCACAGCTGGCCGGGGTGTCCGTGGCGTACTACACGCGCCTGGAGCAGGGCAACGGGCGGAACGTGTCGGCGGAGGTGCTGGACGCGATCGCGCGGGCGCTGCGGCTGAGCGACGCCGAGCATGCGCATCTGACCCACCTGGCGAAGCCCAAGCAGCACAAGAAGAAGCAGGCCACGCGGACGGAGCAGGTACGGCCCGCGCTGGCGCAGCTGCTGGACTCGATCGACGGGGTGCCCGCGTACACCTCGGGCCGGCGTTCGGACATCCTCGCCTGGAACCGGATGGCGGCGGCGGTCTTCGGCAACTGGGCGGAGCTGCCGGTGCAGGAGCGGAACTGGGCACGGCTGGTGTTCCTGCGGCCGGAGTACCGCGATCTGTTCGTGGAGTGGGACCAGAAGGCGTCCGACGTGGTCGCCTATCTGCGCATGGACGCGGGCTGTCACCCGGACGACCCGCGGCTGTCCGCGCTGGTCGGCGAACTCTCTGTCAAGAGCGAGGAGTTCCGGCGGCTGTGGGCCACCCATGACGTCAAGGAGAAGGGCTACGGCGTCAAGCGCCTGCGGCATCCCCTGGTCGGCGAGCTGACCTTGAACTTCGAGTCGTTCCGCCTCTCCGACGGCACGGAACAGACCCTGAACACGTACCACGCGGAGCCGGGGTCACCGTCGGCGGAGGCGCTGCGGCTGCTGGCCAGCTGGGGAGCCGACGCGACGAAGGCGGGTACGGGCCGGTCGGCGACCGGCTGA
- a CDS encoding NAD(P)-dependent alcohol dehydrogenase has translation MTTVAAYAAPAAKAPLERTTIERRAVREFDVLIDIKFAGICHSDIHQAREGWGEAIFPMVPGHEIAGIVSEVGPGVTQFAVGDRVGVGCMVDSCRECDNCKAGLEQYCTGGHVGTYNAVGKDGEPTYGGYSEQVVVDENFVVRIPDGLKLDEAAPLLCAGITTYSPLKRWNVGPGKKVAVVGFGGLGHMGVKIAHALGAEVTVLSQSLRKQEDGLKLGADHYYATSDPKTFEELKGTFDVILSTVSAPLNLDAYLSLLKSEGAFVNVGAPEEPVSLNLFSVIGGGKTLAGSMIGGIAETQEMLDFCAEHGFGAEIELIDADQINDAYERVLASDVRYRFVIDTATI, from the coding sequence ATGACCACTGTTGCTGCATACGCCGCACCCGCCGCCAAGGCTCCGCTCGAGCGCACGACGATCGAGCGGCGCGCGGTCCGCGAATTCGATGTGCTGATCGACATCAAGTTCGCCGGAATCTGCCACTCGGACATCCACCAGGCCCGCGAGGGCTGGGGCGAGGCCATCTTCCCGATGGTGCCCGGCCACGAGATCGCCGGCATCGTCTCCGAGGTCGGCCCCGGTGTCACCCAGTTCGCCGTCGGGGACCGTGTCGGCGTCGGCTGCATGGTCGACTCCTGCCGCGAGTGCGACAACTGCAAGGCCGGCCTGGAGCAGTACTGCACCGGTGGCCACGTCGGCACGTACAACGCCGTCGGCAAGGACGGCGAGCCCACCTACGGCGGCTACTCGGAGCAGGTCGTCGTCGACGAGAACTTCGTCGTCCGCATCCCCGACGGGCTGAAGCTCGACGAGGCCGCGCCGCTGCTGTGCGCCGGCATCACCACCTACTCCCCGCTCAAGCGCTGGAACGTCGGCCCCGGCAAGAAGGTCGCCGTCGTCGGCTTCGGCGGTCTCGGCCACATGGGCGTGAAGATCGCCCACGCGCTCGGCGCCGAGGTGACCGTACTGTCCCAGTCGCTGCGCAAGCAGGAGGACGGCCTGAAGCTGGGCGCCGACCACTACTACGCCACCAGTGACCCGAAGACATTCGAGGAGCTGAAGGGCACCTTCGACGTCATCCTGTCGACGGTCTCGGCCCCGCTGAACCTGGACGCGTACCTGTCCCTCCTGAAGTCCGAAGGCGCCTTCGTGAACGTCGGCGCGCCCGAGGAGCCCGTCTCGCTCAACCTCTTCTCGGTGATCGGCGGCGGCAAGACCCTCGCCGGCTCCATGATCGGTGGCATCGCCGAGACCCAGGAAATGCTGGACTTCTGCGCCGAGCACGGCTTCGGCGCCGAGATCGAGCTGATTGACGCGGACCAGATCAACGACGCGTACGAGCGGGTGCTGGCGAGCGACGTCCGGTACCGGTTCGTGATCGACACGGCGACGATCTGA
- a CDS encoding VOC family protein encodes MTVELNHTIVAAHDKKASARFLADILGLEVGPPYGPFIPVEIPNGVTLDYMDTSGEITPQHYAFLVSEDDFDTIFARIQNAGLTHWADPHHTRPGEINHNDGGRGTYFDDPNGHNLEIITRPYGSGG; translated from the coding sequence ATGACTGTCGAGCTGAACCACACCATCGTCGCCGCACACGACAAGAAGGCATCGGCCCGGTTCCTCGCCGACATCCTGGGACTGGAAGTCGGCCCGCCGTACGGCCCGTTCATCCCCGTCGAGATCCCCAACGGCGTGACGCTCGACTACATGGACACATCCGGCGAGATCACGCCGCAGCACTACGCGTTCCTGGTCTCCGAGGACGACTTCGACACGATCTTCGCCCGCATCCAGAACGCCGGCCTGACCCACTGGGCGGACCCGCACCACACCCGCCCCGGCGAGATCAACCACAACGACGGTGGCCGCGGCACCTACTTCGACGACCCGAACGGCCACAACCTGGAGATCATCACGCGGCCGTACGGGAGCGGGGGTTGA
- a CDS encoding DUF5829 family protein, producing the protein MVMVLAVALVTAVQGGTGMAQAEADRPVSDRQLLFYNHAYGVLDRETADAVEHSAYLRDFANFQVRTTTGAGGVTWTGRYLMGRETYLELFGVGDLPGQDGNFGSAGMGVSTERAGDLATVTERLREQGVAEPVEFRQTRDFGDGVPVPWFDALFTTTEYDAFGAWGMEYLPEYFADPRSNTEPAAHPGDVGRERYLSDGYRDRLMRDVTSVRLAVTARDLAATVPLLRAGGFVVGPVAGGGVLAKGGGTTIRIDAAPRDHVGLRQVEMSLNRPVGHRHEERIGRSTLAVGPGARAVWTFGDAE; encoded by the coding sequence ATGGTGATGGTGCTCGCCGTGGCGCTTGTGACGGCGGTCCAGGGGGGTACGGGGATGGCGCAGGCCGAAGCCGACCGGCCGGTGTCCGACCGGCAGTTGCTGTTCTACAACCACGCCTACGGTGTGCTCGACCGGGAGACCGCCGACGCCGTCGAGCACTCGGCCTATCTTCGGGACTTCGCCAACTTCCAGGTCCGTACGACGACCGGTGCCGGTGGAGTGACCTGGACCGGTCGCTACCTGATGGGGCGCGAGACCTACCTTGAACTGTTCGGGGTGGGCGATCTGCCCGGCCAGGACGGCAACTTCGGCTCCGCCGGGATGGGTGTGTCGACCGAGCGGGCCGGGGATCTGGCGACGGTGACCGAGCGGCTGCGGGAGCAGGGCGTCGCCGAGCCGGTCGAGTTCCGGCAGACGCGTGACTTCGGGGACGGCGTACCGGTGCCGTGGTTCGACGCCCTCTTCACGACGACCGAGTACGACGCCTTCGGCGCCTGGGGGATGGAGTATCTGCCGGAGTACTTCGCCGACCCGCGCAGCAACACCGAGCCGGCCGCCCACCCCGGTGACGTCGGCCGTGAGCGCTATCTGTCCGACGGCTACCGCGACCGTCTGATGCGTGATGTGACCTCGGTCCGGCTCGCGGTCACCGCACGCGATCTCGCCGCCACGGTGCCGCTGCTGCGGGCCGGCGGGTTCGTGGTCGGGCCGGTGGCGGGCGGCGGTGTCCTGGCGAAGGGCGGCGGGACCACGATCCGGATCGACGCCGCCCCGCGCGACCACGTGGGACTGCGGCAGGTCGAGATGTCGCTCAACCGGCCCGTGGGACACCGGCACGAAGAACGCATCGGGCGGTCGACGCTCGCCGTCGGCCCGGGCGCCCGCGCCGTGTGGACCTTCGGCGACGCCGAATAG
- the msrA gene encoding peptide-methionine (S)-S-oxide reductase MsrA, which yields MASQTQRAVLAGGCFWGMQDLIRRLPGVTATRVGYTGGDVPNATYRNHGTHAEAIEILFDPEKTDFRAILEFFFQIHDPSTKNRQGNDIGLSYRSAIYYVDDEQKRIAEGTIADVDASGLWPGKVVTEVEPVGPFWEAEPEHQDYLERYPDGYTCHFPRPGWRLPARAEG from the coding sequence ATGGCTTCGCAGACGCAGAGGGCCGTGCTGGCGGGCGGATGCTTCTGGGGGATGCAGGACCTGATCCGCCGGCTCCCGGGCGTGACGGCGACCCGGGTCGGATACACCGGGGGTGACGTGCCGAACGCGACGTACCGCAACCATGGCACGCACGCGGAGGCCATTGAGATCCTTTTCGACCCCGAGAAGACCGACTTCCGCGCGATCCTGGAGTTCTTCTTCCAGATCCACGACCCGAGCACCAAGAACCGCCAGGGCAACGACATCGGCCTCAGCTACCGCTCGGCGATCTACTACGTGGACGACGAGCAGAAGCGGATCGCCGAGGGCACGATCGCGGACGTGGACGCCTCCGGACTGTGGCCGGGCAAGGTCGTCACCGAGGTGGAGCCGGTCGGCCCCTTCTGGGAGGCCGAGCCCGAGCACCAGGACTACCTGGAGCGCTACCCGGACGGCTACACCTGCCACTTCCCGCGCCCGGGATGGCGGCTGCCCGCCCGCGCGGAGGGCTGA
- a CDS encoding cystathionine gamma-synthase produces the protein MSDRHISQHFETLAIHAGNTADPLTGAVVPPIYQVSTYKQDGVGGLRGGYEYSRSANPTRTALEENLAALEGGRRGLAFASGLAAEDCLLRTLLSPGDHVVIPNDAYGGTFRLFAKVVSRWGVEWSVADTSDPAAVRAAITPKTKAVWVETPSNPLLGITDIAAVAQIAHDAGARLVVDNTFATPYLQQPLSLGADVVVHSLTKYMGGHSDVVGGALIVGDTDLGDELAFHQNAMGAVAGPFDSWLVLRGAKTLPVRMDRHSENATKVAEMLTRHARVTRVLYPGLEDHPGHEVAAKQMRAFGGMVSFQVEGGEEAAVEVCNRAKVFTLGESLGGVESLIEHPGRMTHASAAGSALEVPADLVRLSVGIENVDDLLEDLQQALGR, from the coding sequence ATGAGCGACAGGCACATCAGTCAGCACTTCGAGACCCTCGCGATCCACGCGGGCAACACCGCCGATCCCCTCACCGGCGCGGTCGTCCCGCCGATCTACCAGGTCTCGACCTACAAGCAGGACGGCGTGGGCGGCCTGCGCGGTGGCTACGAGTACAGCCGCAGCGCAAACCCGACCAGGACCGCCCTGGAGGAGAACCTCGCCGCCCTGGAGGGCGGACGCCGAGGCCTCGCGTTCGCGTCCGGACTGGCGGCCGAGGACTGCCTGTTGCGTACGCTGCTCAGCCCCGGCGATCACGTGGTCATCCCCAACGACGCGTACGGCGGCACGTTCCGCCTCTTCGCCAAGGTCGTCTCCCGATGGGGCGTGGAGTGGTCGGTCGCCGACACCAGCGACCCGGCCGCCGTACGAGCCGCGATCACCCCGAAGACCAAGGCCGTGTGGGTGGAGACCCCCTCCAACCCGCTGCTCGGCATCACCGACATCGCCGCCGTCGCCCAGATCGCCCATGACGCGGGCGCTCGGCTCGTCGTGGACAACACCTTCGCCACGCCCTATCTGCAGCAGCCGCTGTCGCTCGGCGCCGACGTCGTCGTGCACTCGCTGACCAAGTACATGGGCGGTCACTCGGACGTCGTCGGGGGTGCGCTGATCGTCGGCGACACCGACCTGGGCGACGAGCTGGCGTTCCACCAGAACGCGATGGGCGCGGTCGCCGGGCCCTTCGACTCGTGGCTGGTGCTGCGCGGCGCGAAGACGCTGCCGGTGCGCATGGACCGGCACAGCGAGAACGCCACCAAGGTCGCCGAGATGCTGACCCGGCACGCGCGCGTGACGCGCGTCCTCTACCCGGGCCTGGAGGACCACCCCGGTCACGAGGTCGCCGCCAAGCAGATGCGGGCGTTCGGCGGCATGGTCTCCTTCCAGGTCGAGGGCGGCGAGGAGGCGGCCGTAGAGGTCTGCAACCGCGCGAAGGTGTTCACGCTTGGCGAGTCGCTGGGCGGCGTCGAGTCGCTGATCGAGCACCCGGGCCGGATGACGCACGCGTCCGCCGCCGGCTCGGCCCTGGAGGTGCCCGCCGATCTCGTACGCCTCTCCGTGGGCATCGAGAACGTCGACGACCTCCTGGAGGACCTCCAGCAGGCGCTGGGCCGATAG
- a CDS encoding sigma factor-like helix-turn-helix DNA-binding protein, translated as MRSRQAFQGARRAREFEAFVAGAAGRLLHAATLLTAETPGDNPRARRLLTLALAHTYASWDRLRGEDPYDRTRQYLATRFARAAWHQYGGLGRARPHPGSPLARLSPQERLILVLRLYEGVAEEQTAALLGLSVERVRAICNRATTTLLHPPRGPAPAVVEAGVAPS; from the coding sequence GTGCGCAGTCGGCAGGCGTTCCAGGGCGCCCGCCGGGCCCGGGAGTTCGAGGCGTTCGTGGCGGGCGCGGCAGGGCGGCTGCTGCATGCCGCCACACTCCTCACGGCGGAGACCCCGGGCGACAACCCACGCGCGCGACGCCTGCTCACCCTGGCCCTCGCCCACACCTACGCCTCCTGGGACCGGCTGCGCGGCGAGGACCCGTACGACCGCACCCGCCAGTACCTCGCCACCCGTTTCGCCCGCGCGGCCTGGCACCAGTACGGCGGACTCGGCCGCGCCCGCCCGCACCCCGGCAGCCCGCTGGCCCGGCTCTCGCCGCAGGAGCGGTTGATCCTGGTGCTGAGGCTGTACGAGGGGGTCGCCGAGGAGCAGACGGCGGCCCTGCTCGGCCTGTCCGTCGAGCGGGTCCGCGCGATCTGCAACCGCGCGACGACGACGCTGCTGCACCCGCCGCGGGGACCGGCACCGGCCGTGGTGGAAGCGGGGGTGGCTCCGTCATGA